The proteins below are encoded in one region of Belonocnema kinseyi isolate 2016_QV_RU_SX_M_011 chromosome 5, B_treatae_v1, whole genome shotgun sequence:
- the LOC117173328 gene encoding uncharacterized protein LOC117173328 produces the protein MEEGLKLDFKFEIHLQRLCLIKVAVSLWERKEIREKICVFFEELSSKEDDILIRNWKFDLTKKVLSLMNNLPLPNFLINTLKHYVSSMGFQIYQWTKFVTKNLGFNIVCTDYIFWTHYGTIDKIQTFKYWYDHRILETSQLFNVACIFCLEDYVPILWNEIPDEVRKNDFYLKKIYTFSIYSLIIYWKKRLGEEIEENFVSFIHSEEWEKILTLRRAGLLKRDENYHRKMSWLEFCHESFSIEENMYRGAIIEGQELAVQYFWNNLDERCQMRDFEDIMLAIDREKNERGYSDILIFMMTRLKINKALPILYSHSLWETLLRNFPFEEFFIMALDRALELNKDYGILENKFFWSLVGTILNRIDDERLLFDAGDVSVYEKILQDMWDIIPESARYWVAQNPSFYIQRGLRRRGLC, from the coding sequence ATGGAAGAAGGCTTAAAGCtagatttcaaatttgaaatacatCTTCAGCGTCTTTGCCTGATAAAAGTCGCCGTATCTCTTTGGGAAAGAAAAGAAATAAGGGaaaaaatttgtgtcttttttgaAGAACTATCTTCAAAGGAAGACGACATTCTTATTAGAAATTGGAAATTTGATTTGACGAAAAAAGTATTGTCTCTGATGAATAACTTGCCTCTaccgaattttttaatcaacactCTGAAACATTATGTCAGTTCCATGGGTTTCCAAATATACCAGTGGACAAAATTTGTCACAAAGAATTTAGGATTTAACATAGTTTGCACTGATTATATTTTTTGGACCCATTATGGAACGATAGACAAAATCCAAACATTCAAATATTGGTATGACCACCGAATATTGGAAACTTCTCAACTTTTTAATGTCGCTTGTATTTTCTGTCTAGAAGATTATGTCCCCATTTTGTGGAACGAAATTCCCGATGaagttagaaaaaatgatttctacttgaaaaaaatttacactttttcaaTTTATAGTCTTATAATTTACTGGAAAAAACGATTAGGTgaagaaatagaagaaaattttgtttcttttattcaTTCCGAAGAGTgggaaaaaatattaacattaagaCGTGCAGGACTTTTAAAAAGAGACGAGAATTATCACAGGAAAATGTCTTGGCTTGAATTTTGTCACGAAAGTTTTAGCATTGAGGAAAATATGTATAGGGGAGCAATAATTGAAGGTCAGGAATTAGCTGTACAGTATTTTTGGAATAACTTAGATGAAAGATGCCAAATGAGAGATTTCGAGGATATAATGTTGGCCATCGatcgagaaaaaaatgaaagaggATATTCTGATATCCTGATTTTTATGATGACTAGGCTGAAAATAAACAAGGCTCTTCCGATCCTTTATTCACATTCTTTGTGGGAAACACTTTTGAGAAATTTTCCATTTGAGGAATTTTTTATAATGGCGTTGGATCGAGCCTTAGAATTGAATAAAGATTATGGCATtttggaaaataagtttttttggtCTTTAGTAGGAACCATTTTAAATAGGATTGATGATGAAAGGTTGTTATTTGATGCTGGAGACGTTAgtgtatatgaaaaaattttgcagGATATGTGGGATATAATTCCCGAGTCAGCTAGATATTGGGTAGCCCAAAATCCTTCGTTCTACATTCAAAGAGGCCTCAGAAGAAGAGGATtgtgttga